The following are from one region of the Streptococcus sp. 1643 genome:
- the tatC gene encoding twin-arginine translocase subunit TatC → MDTKELTIVEHLVEFRKRFIAVIACFSIVFCGALLFADQLYYYLTQSFNQKLIVLGPNDILWIYFRLASLMSFTITLPFTIYQIWSFIKPGLKIEEARAIFAYIPASFICFLLGLAFGFYFVTPALLQVLLGLGEGLFETQLTAQNYLDFVFQTTIPLAFIFELPVIIAFLTSIGLIGPSLLVTYRRYAYFILLVLAVILTPADFISDLAMTIPLISLYELSIAISKRIIKKKMKGEKNGNFT, encoded by the coding sequence ATGGATACAAAAGAATTGACAATCGTTGAACATCTGGTAGAATTTAGAAAGAGGTTCATTGCTGTTATAGCCTGCTTTTCTATAGTCTTTTGTGGAGCTTTATTGTTTGCAGATCAGCTCTACTACTATCTAACTCAGTCCTTTAATCAAAAATTGATTGTATTAGGTCCAAATGATATTCTGTGGATTTATTTTCGCTTAGCGAGCCTAATGTCCTTTACTATTACTCTACCTTTTACAATTTATCAGATTTGGAGTTTTATCAAACCAGGCTTGAAAATAGAAGAAGCAAGAGCCATTTTTGCCTATATTCCAGCTAGTTTTATTTGCTTTCTACTTGGACTAGCCTTTGGATTCTACTTTGTAACACCTGCCTTACTTCAAGTGCTTTTAGGACTAGGGGAAGGATTATTTGAAACTCAATTAACGGCGCAGAACTACTTAGACTTTGTTTTCCAAACAACTATCCCTTTGGCATTCATCTTTGAATTGCCAGTCATCATCGCTTTTTTAACGTCGATTGGCTTGATTGGACCAAGTCTCTTAGTTACCTATAGACGTTATGCCTACTTTATTTTATTGGTACTCGCTGTTATTTTGACACCTGCTGATTTTATTAGCGATTTAGCCATGACTATTCCTTTAATCTCGCTCTATGAGCTTAGTATTGCAATTAGCAAGAGAATAATAAAGAAAAAAATGAAAGGAGAAAAGAATGGGAATTTTACGTGA
- a CDS encoding ribitol-5-phosphate dehydrogenase: MINQIYQLTKPKFINVKYQEEDIDQENHILIRPNYMAVCHADQRYYQGKRDPKILAKKLPMAMIHESCGTVISDPTGTYEVGQKVVMIPNQPPMQSDKEFYENYMTGTYFLSSGYDGFMREFVSLPKDRVVSYNDIEDTVAAITEFVSVGMHAMDRFLHLAHSKRERIAVIGDGSLAFVVANIINYTLPEAAIIVIGRHWEKLELFSFAKECYITDNIPEDLTFDHGFECCGGDGTGPAINDLIRYIRPQGTILMMGVSEYKVNINTRDALEKGLLLVGSSRSGRVDFEMAIQMMEVKKFANRLKNILYVEEPVREIKDIHRVFATDLNTAFKTVFKWEV, from the coding sequence ATGATTAATCAAATTTATCAACTGACAAAACCAAAGTTTATCAATGTAAAATACCAAGAAGAGGACATTGATCAGGAGAATCATATCCTTATTCGTCCAAATTATATGGCGGTTTGTCATGCGGATCAACGTTACTATCAAGGGAAACGTGATCCAAAGATATTGGCTAAAAAGCTTCCAATGGCCATGATTCACGAGTCTTGTGGAACTGTTATTTCCGATCCAACTGGGACTTATGAAGTTGGTCAAAAGGTAGTTATGATTCCCAATCAACCGCCTATGCAGAGTGACAAGGAGTTCTACGAGAACTACATGACTGGCACCTACTTCCTATCTAGTGGTTACGATGGCTTTATGCGAGAATTTGTCTCTCTTCCAAAAGACCGAGTCGTTTCTTATAATGATATCGAAGATACAGTTGCTGCCATTACCGAGTTTGTAAGTGTTGGTATGCATGCTATGGATCGATTCCTGCATCTTGCTCATAGCAAGCGAGAGCGCATCGCTGTTATTGGAGATGGTAGTTTGGCCTTTGTGGTTGCAAATATTATCAATTATACCTTGCCAGAAGCAGCGATTATCGTGATTGGTCGCCATTGGGAAAAATTGGAGCTCTTCTCTTTTGCAAAAGAGTGCTACATCACGGATAATATCCCAGAGGATTTGACCTTTGATCATGGGTTTGAGTGTTGCGGTGGCGATGGTACAGGCCCAGCTATCAATGACTTGATTCGCTATATTCGTCCACAGGGAACGATTCTCATGATGGGAGTAAGTGAATACAAGGTTAATATCAATACACGAGATGCTTTGGAAAAAGGATTGTTATTAGTAGGATCATCTCGTTCAGGACGCGTCGATTTTGAGATGGCCATTCAAATGATGGAAGTTAAAAAGTTTGCGAATCGTCTGAAGAATATCCTTTATGTTGAAGAGCCTGTGAGAGAAATCAAGGACATTCACCGTGTCTTTGCTACAGACCTTAATACTGCTTTTAAAACAGTATTTAAGTGGGAAGTGTAG
- the efeB gene encoding iron uptake transporter deferrochelatase/peroxidase subunit translates to MTKKDENFFEKKMDRREFLKKAGIGGAGLALGLSGASAFLAPRLDKQEKISYGNEKIDFYGKHQAGITTPMQKNIYFVVLDLHTTDKDKIIQLFKDWTDYSAKLVEGELVKKDGPNALLPPSDTGETVGLNPHRLTLTFGVSASFLKKMKLEQKRPQLFKDLPPFPKEQLREKYTGGDIVIQACADDEQVAFHAIRNLIRKGRNAVILRWSQSGFAAIGDRLETPRNLFGFKDGTANVTKEKDFDRVVWADSKDWMENGSYMAVRRIQMFLDTWDRTNLEEQENTFGRYKESGAPFGKKNEFDEVDLSLLPDDSHVRLAKEVDKPLLRRSYSYSDGIDEKTGQFDTGLLFISFQKDPDHFVKVQTNLGATDKMNEYVTHIGSGLFACFGGIEKGGYIGQKLLED, encoded by the coding sequence ATGACTAAGAAAGACGAAAATTTTTTTGAGAAAAAAATGGACCGTCGAGAATTTCTAAAAAAAGCGGGTATTGGAGGTGCTGGACTAGCTCTAGGTCTCTCCGGTGCCTCCGCTTTTTTAGCACCTAGGTTAGACAAGCAGGAAAAAATCTCGTACGGTAATGAAAAGATTGACTTTTATGGGAAACACCAAGCGGGTATCACGACCCCTATGCAGAAGAATATTTATTTTGTTGTTCTAGATTTGCATACGACAGATAAGGATAAGATTATCCAGTTGTTCAAGGATTGGACGGATTATAGTGCCAAGTTGGTCGAGGGGGAATTGGTTAAAAAAGATGGTCCGAATGCCCTCTTGCCACCTAGTGACACTGGAGAAACCGTGGGGCTAAATCCTCATCGTTTAACGCTGACTTTTGGTGTATCTGCTAGTTTCCTGAAAAAGATGAAATTAGAGCAAAAACGTCCTCAACTTTTTAAGGATTTACCTCCCTTCCCAAAAGAGCAACTACGTGAAAAATATACTGGGGGAGATATTGTTATCCAAGCCTGTGCAGATGACGAGCAAGTTGCTTTTCATGCTATTCGCAACCTTATCCGTAAAGGGAGAAATGCGGTGATTCTCCGTTGGAGCCAATCTGGTTTTGCTGCTATTGGAGATCGTCTGGAGACACCACGTAACCTTTTTGGTTTCAAGGATGGAACAGCTAATGTGACCAAAGAGAAGGATTTTGACCGAGTTGTCTGGGCTGATAGCAAGGACTGGATGGAAAATGGATCCTATATGGCTGTTCGCCGCATCCAGATGTTTCTCGATACTTGGGATCGAACCAATCTTGAAGAGCAAGAAAATACCTTTGGTCGCTACAAGGAAAGTGGCGCTCCCTTTGGTAAGAAGAATGAGTTTGATGAAGTCGATTTGAGTCTTTTACCAGATGATTCGCATGTTCGATTAGCCAAAGAGGTAGATAAGCCACTCTTACGACGATCCTATTCATACTCAGATGGCATTGATGAAAAGACTGGACAATTTGACACGGGTTTACTCTTTATTTCTTTCCAAAAGGATCCAGATCATTTTGTCAAGGTTCAAACCAACCTCGGAGCTACAGACAAGATGAATGAGTATGTAACACACATCGGTAGTGGTCTTTTTGCCTGCTTTGGTGGAATAGAGAAAGGAGGCTATATTGGTCAGAAATTATTGGAAGACTAA
- a CDS encoding FTR1 family protein, protein MVRNYWKTNICFLALSFLLLAISPVSAKESLSSYFVKITDASQALKNGNRAEAKALVREMAMDFETVEHADSEAGKVVKEKLALSGEISEENLTQISSALLAFEKEQNPVDLDAEKEKLVSRLKPRFETLDKAISSKDIEQIREAYKKMNSTWTINESVVRDNSTAHYGRVETAISFLRSSIETEPTDFNSIQTSFEDLKKAIDDFVTGKEVAEASSDLSLKDGIALLKKALEQFQAGDQASGAASMKEFITIWPTIEGSVSTTNPSLYTRVESESPVIMVKGSEKEYQEKLEKLIADLSQIDTSARYNAFDAMLILLREGVEALLIVMALVTTLKAAKMRKGLKWVYGGAITGIMASLLIAFILQIAFPAVTSGSNREIIEGSVGIFAVVMMILIGIWLHSKSSVKKWNDFMDSQMKTVTRTGSFISMFALSFLAVFREGAETILFYVGILPRISHFEFILGISLALFVLLVIAFLMNKASQFILPHKIFFILTWMIYALAFKMLGVSLHALQLTNMAPNHLISGFPTIDLLGIYPSWEGLGSQLVFLIIVLVVTLRQGEK, encoded by the coding sequence TTGGTCAGAAATTATTGGAAGACTAACATTTGTTTCTTGGCTTTATCTTTTCTCTTGCTAGCTATTTCTCCAGTTAGTGCGAAGGAAAGTCTGAGTTCTTATTTTGTAAAGATTACGGATGCCTCTCAGGCTTTAAAAAATGGAAATCGGGCAGAAGCCAAGGCCCTAGTTAGAGAAATGGCGATGGATTTTGAAACAGTAGAACATGCTGATTCAGAAGCTGGAAAGGTTGTCAAAGAGAAACTTGCTCTGTCAGGGGAGATTAGTGAAGAAAATCTGACACAGATTTCATCTGCTCTTCTTGCATTTGAGAAAGAGCAAAATCCGGTAGATCTTGATGCTGAAAAAGAAAAGCTTGTTAGTCGACTAAAACCACGTTTTGAGACTTTGGATAAGGCAATTTCTTCCAAAGACATAGAGCAAATTCGAGAAGCCTATAAAAAGATGAATTCCACTTGGACCATCAATGAAAGTGTGGTTCGTGATAATAGTACGGCCCATTATGGACGTGTTGAAACAGCTATCTCCTTCTTGCGTAGTAGCATAGAAACTGAGCCTACTGATTTTAACTCCATCCAGACTTCCTTTGAAGACTTAAAAAAGGCTATTGATGATTTTGTAACTGGAAAAGAAGTCGCAGAAGCATCTTCTGATTTAAGTCTCAAAGACGGTATTGCCCTTTTGAAGAAGGCTTTAGAACAATTCCAAGCTGGTGACCAAGCATCAGGAGCAGCTAGTATGAAGGAATTCATCACTATCTGGCCAACGATTGAGGGTTCTGTTAGCACGACCAATCCTTCCCTCTATACACGAGTTGAAAGTGAAAGCCCTGTGATTATGGTCAAGGGAAGTGAGAAGGAATATCAAGAAAAATTAGAAAAACTGATTGCAGATTTATCACAAATTGATACCAGCGCACGTTACAATGCCTTTGATGCTATGCTCATTCTCCTGAGAGAAGGGGTAGAGGCTCTCTTAATCGTCATGGCCTTGGTGACGACCTTGAAAGCAGCCAAGATGCGTAAAGGACTCAAGTGGGTTTATGGTGGTGCTATCACTGGAATTATGGCTAGTCTCCTTATTGCTTTTATCCTGCAAATTGCCTTTCCAGCAGTGACATCAGGCTCCAATCGTGAAATCATTGAAGGATCTGTTGGTATTTTTGCAGTAGTGATGATGATTTTGATCGGTATCTGGCTTCACAGTAAATCCTCGGTCAAAAAATGGAATGACTTTATGGATTCACAGATGAAAACGGTGACCAGGACAGGTTCTTTCATTTCCATGTTTGCTCTTAGTTTTCTAGCTGTTTTTCGTGAAGGGGCAGAGACCATACTATTTTATGTAGGAATTTTACCGAGAATATCTCATTTTGAGTTTATTCTAGGTATTTCTCTGGCTTTGTTCGTCTTGCTAGTTATCGCATTTCTGATGAATAAGGCGAGTCAATTTATTCTCCCTCACAAGATCTTCTTTATCTTGACATGGATGATTTATGCTCTGGCTTTCAAGATGCTAGGTGTTAGTTTGCATGCACTCCAGCTGACTAATATGGCTCCAAATCACTTAATATCAGGTTTCCCAACGATCGACCTATTGGGTATCTATCCAAGTTGGGAAGGTTTAGGAAGTCAGCTAGTCTTTTTGATAATTGTTTTGGTTGTCACATTGAGACAGGGTGAAAAGTAG
- the tatA gene encoding twin-arginine translocase TatA/TatE family subunit, which yields MGILRDIGAPGLIIIVLGALLIFGPKRLPELGESIGKMLSEFKKAVKGLSDQEQEK from the coding sequence ATGGGAATTTTACGTGATATCGGTGCTCCAGGATTGATTATCATCGTTCTAGGTGCGCTCTTAATCTTTGGACCAAAACGATTACCAGAACTGGGTGAATCAATTGGTAAAATGCTGTCTGAGTTTAAGAAGGCAGTTAAAGGACTTAGTGACCAAGAACAGGAAAAATAA
- the efeO gene encoding iron uptake system protein EfeO: MKKLGFVLLSSALLLTACAVRFEKSTETNDSSKVTALSEDKQKMLDKATADYKTFVQEQIDKLLTDTEGFVQLLKEGKLEEAKKAYPLVRMSYERSEPIAESFGESDVKIDFRLADYVDENKTEEGWSGFHRIERILWEDNTTKGTEKYGDQLVNDIKELKAKIATVDVDYKVMLTGAVDLLNEVATSKITGEEEIYSHTDLYDFRANIEGAEKIFQLFKPLLEKSDADLVKELEADFKSVNSLLDKHMTDKEHYKLYTDLTKEDTKELAEAVTKLGEPLSQMGKFLDGE; the protein is encoded by the coding sequence ATGAAAAAACTAGGTTTTGTCCTTTTATCTTCAGCCTTGCTATTGACAGCATGTGCAGTCCGTTTTGAAAAATCAACCGAGACAAATGATTCCTCTAAGGTGACAGCCTTGTCTGAAGACAAGCAAAAAATGCTGGATAAGGCCACTGCTGACTATAAGACTTTTGTACAAGAGCAAATTGATAAACTTTTGACCGATACTGAGGGCTTTGTTCAACTTTTGAAAGAGGGGAAACTGGAGGAAGCAAAGAAAGCTTATCCATTAGTTCGTATGTCTTATGAGCGTTCAGAACCCATAGCTGAGAGCTTTGGTGAGTCAGATGTCAAGATTGACTTTCGTTTGGCAGACTACGTAGATGAAAATAAGACTGAGGAAGGCTGGTCTGGTTTCCACCGTATTGAGCGTATCCTTTGGGAAGATAATACCACAAAAGGGACTGAAAAATACGGTGACCAATTGGTCAATGATATTAAGGAATTGAAAGCTAAGATTGCGACTGTAGATGTGGACTACAAGGTTATGTTGACTGGGGCAGTTGACTTGCTTAATGAAGTAGCGACAAGCAAGATTACAGGTGAAGAAGAAATTTATTCTCATACAGACTTGTATGACTTCCGTGCCAATATTGAAGGTGCTGAGAAGATTTTCCAACTCTTTAAACCTTTACTAGAAAAATCAGATGCTGATTTAGTTAAAGAATTGGAAGCAGATTTCAAGTCTGTTAATAGCTTGTTGGACAAACATATGACGGACAAGGAGCACTACAAACTTTATACAGACTTAACAAAAGAAGACACCAAGGAATTGGCTGAAGCCGTGACAAAACTTGGTGAACCTCTATCACAAATGGGCAAATTTCTTGATGGAGAATAA
- a CDS encoding restriction endonuclease subunit S codes for MFSISTSRGYDAGKMNFVKKSTDTYEFIGRTQTDYGLQGYVKKLDSKPNKAHCISISQIGAIHAQLRQKEWYSSQNMFILEPNIEKLFNQWLIVVINRALSKYSGYSSYPTLSSLKEEIILLPTCNNQIDFEFMESFIAELEAERIAELSAYLKVSGLDNYELSDEELKALQDYDSMEWREYRIGSLFSRISTKKLPYKAKDLPTEAIDNYDLPCLTSSFRNQGLNYFAPKEGATILKDVISIPSNSDVYRAYFQSREFTVLSDAYAIKWTDEEQKLSNYQYLFIVRAINKVTDLPIYSYKMKLGGWNVVKNKNIALPVINDEIAFDFMEIFARAVSKLAIRDVVQYTNNRIDATKKVVAKN; via the coding sequence TTGTTCTCTATTTCAACCTCTCGTGGATATGATGCAGGAAAGATGAATTTTGTTAAAAAGTCAACAGATACTTATGAATTTATTGGTCGAACACAAACCGATTATGGACTTCAAGGATATGTAAAAAAATTAGATTCAAAACCAAATAAAGCTCACTGTATTTCAATAAGTCAGATAGGAGCTATTCATGCACAGTTAAGACAAAAAGAATGGTATTCTAGTCAGAATATGTTTATACTGGAACCTAACATTGAAAAATTGTTTAATCAATGGTTGATTGTAGTAATCAATAGAGCTTTATCGAAATATAGTGGGTATTCTAGTTATCCTACTTTATCTTCGTTGAAAGAGGAGATTATCTTACTTCCAACATGTAACAATCAAATAGACTTTGAATTTATGGAGTCCTTTATAGCGGAGCTAGAGGCAGAGCGTATAGCGGAGCTATCCGCTTACTTAAAAGTAAGCGGATTGGACAATTATGAATTGTCCGATGAAGAGCTGAAAGCTCTTCAAGATTATGATTCTATGGAGTGGAGAGAATATCGTATTGGTAGCCTATTTAGTCGTATCAGTACCAAGAAATTACCTTACAAAGCTAAAGACTTACCAACAGAAGCGATTGATAATTACGATTTACCTTGTTTGACTTCTAGCTTTAGAAACCAAGGTTTGAACTATTTTGCTCCAAAAGAAGGGGCAACGATCTTAAAAGATGTGATTTCTATTCCATCCAACAGTGATGTGTATAGAGCATATTTCCAGTCAAGAGAATTTACTGTTTTATCAGATGCATATGCTATTAAATGGACTGATGAAGAGCAGAAACTATCCAATTACCAGTACCTCTTCATAGTCAGAGCTATCAACAAAGTAACTGACTTACCAATTTATTCTTATAAAATGAAACTTGGTGGCTGGAATGTTGTTAAAAATAAGAATATTGCTTTGCCAGTTATAAATGATGAAATAGCATTTGATTTCATGGAAATCTTTGCAAGAGCTGTATCAAAATTAGCTATTAGAGATGTGGTTCAGTATACAAATAACCGAATTGATGCAACTAAGAAAGTAGTAGCTAAAAACTAA
- a CDS encoding N-6 DNA methylase: MAKGKAKIQSVEPMVADLVNGWLKSYDLDYKLEQETLNSEIDKALLEYASKNGGKGGNRPDAKLLLQDKHTDYWPILIEYKGYKDKLEKLDSDGQVDNRKSKNEPNYSNINSFAVNGAVHYANALLHYTSYTNIISIGVTGYKDENGEIQTQIGVYYVSKDNFGIGQKVDDYTDLSFLKSRNFDAFIEKVKALELTAEEAEKLKEQREKEIDASLTKLNNDIYQNEKGLGENDRVYLVAASIIATLGVPGKVKPLDKEDLKSSTEEENRDGDIVIRKVNSFLKEKKIPKAKKELIIRTLKNTLTTENINKPVNGESQLKRVFSKIVDDLGIYYKIGLNTDFTGKLFNEMYSWLGFTQDKLNDVVLTPSYVATLLVKLARVDKDSYVWDFATGSAGLLVSAMNEMLNDAKAKITSPDELYKKEAEIKANQLLGLEILSSVYMLAVLNMIMMGDGSSNIINEDSLTQFNGKYGYGKTDERFPATAFVLNPPYSADGNGMIFVKRALSMMDKGYASIIIQGSAGSGKASEINKEILKSNRLLASIKMPIDLFVGKSSVQTYIYVFRVGEAHENDYTVKFIDFTNDGYTRSNRKKSSNNLRDTDHAKEKYQEVVDLVKYGKSKLHYLTESEYYEGNIDVSKGDDWNQTAPIDLKPTLNDFKKTISNYLAWEVSNLLQNQSTEDEMLGK; encoded by the coding sequence ATGGCAAAAGGGAAAGCAAAAATTCAATCGGTTGAGCCTATGGTGGCTGATTTAGTCAATGGTTGGTTGAAATCTTATGATTTAGATTATAAATTAGAACAAGAAACATTAAATTCTGAAATCGATAAGGCTTTATTGGAGTATGCTTCAAAGAATGGTGGTAAAGGTGGGAATCGCCCTGATGCAAAATTATTACTACAAGATAAGCACACAGATTATTGGCCGATTTTAATTGAGTATAAAGGTTATAAAGATAAATTAGAGAAGCTTGATAGCGATGGTCAGGTAGATAATCGAAAGAGTAAGAATGAACCCAATTACTCAAATATTAATTCCTTTGCTGTTAACGGGGCAGTACACTATGCAAACGCATTATTACATTATACAAGCTATACCAATATTATTTCTATAGGAGTTACTGGATATAAAGATGAGAATGGTGAAATTCAAACTCAAATCGGTGTCTACTATGTTTCGAAAGATAACTTTGGTATTGGTCAAAAAGTAGATGATTATACTGATCTCTCTTTTTTGAAATCTAGAAACTTTGATGCCTTTATTGAGAAAGTAAAAGCTTTGGAGTTGACTGCTGAGGAAGCTGAAAAATTAAAAGAGCAACGTGAGAAAGAAATTGATGCAAGTTTAACTAAACTTAACAATGATATTTATCAAAATGAAAAAGGTTTAGGAGAAAACGACCGTGTGTATCTAGTTGCTGCTTCTATTATTGCTACTCTAGGTGTACCTGGTAAAGTAAAACCATTAGATAAGGAAGATTTAAAATCATCAACTGAGGAAGAAAATAGAGATGGTGATATTGTTATTCGAAAAGTTAACTCTTTCTTGAAAGAGAAAAAAATTCCAAAAGCCAAAAAAGAGCTAATCATTCGCACGCTGAAAAATACACTAACTACAGAAAATATCAACAAGCCTGTAAATGGTGAAAGTCAATTAAAACGAGTATTCAGCAAAATTGTTGACGATTTGGGGATTTACTACAAGATTGGTTTGAACACTGACTTTACTGGAAAACTTTTCAATGAGATGTATTCATGGTTAGGTTTTACACAAGATAAGTTAAATGATGTTGTTCTAACTCCATCATACGTAGCTACATTATTAGTAAAATTAGCTCGTGTTGATAAAGACTCTTATGTTTGGGACTTTGCAACTGGTTCTGCTGGACTTTTGGTATCAGCTATGAATGAAATGCTTAATGACGCCAAAGCTAAAATTACTTCTCCTGATGAACTATACAAAAAAGAGGCCGAAATTAAAGCTAATCAACTCTTAGGGTTAGAAATCTTATCATCTGTTTATATGCTTGCTGTTCTAAACATGATTATGATGGGGGATGGTTCATCAAACATCATCAACGAAGACTCTCTAACACAATTTAATGGTAAGTATGGCTATGGCAAGACTGACGAGAGGTTTCCAGCGACAGCATTTGTCCTTAATCCTCCATATTCAGCAGATGGCAATGGTATGATTTTTGTTAAACGTGCACTTTCTATGATGGATAAAGGCTATGCATCTATCATCATTCAGGGATCCGCTGGTAGTGGTAAGGCTTCTGAAATTAACAAGGAAATATTGAAGTCTAATCGTTTGTTAGCAAGTATCAAAATGCCTATAGACTTGTTTGTAGGGAAATCTAGTGTTCAGACCTATATCTATGTTTTTCGAGTGGGCGAAGCACACGAAAATGACTATACGGTAAAATTTATTGATTTTACAAATGATGGTTATACCAGAAGCAATCGTAAGAAATCTAGTAATAATCTTAGAGATACAGACCATGCTAAAGAAAAGTATCAAGAAGTGGTAGATTTGGTGAAATATGGTAAAAGCAAGCTACATTATCTAACAGAATCAGAATACTATGAAGGTAATATTGATGTATCAAAAGGTGATGACTGGAATCAAACCGCACCGATTGACTTGAAACCAACACTGAATGATTTCAAGAAAACTATTAGTAATTATCTAGCTTGGGAAGTTTCCAATCTTTTACAAAATCAATCTACTGAAGATGAAATGCTGGGAAAATAG
- a CDS encoding phosphotransferase family protein, producing MEKLIKEKISSLLSNEEEVLSVEQLGGMTNQNYLVKTTNKQYIVKFFGKGTEKLINRQNEKYNLELLEDLDLDVKNYLFDIESGIKVNEYIESAVTLDSTSIKSKFEKIAPILQTIHTSGKELRGEFAPFEEISKYESLIEGPIPYENYEAVRKDVFSLEKRLADLGVDRKSCHIDLVPENFIESPQGRLYLIDWEYSSMNDPMWDLAALFLESEFTKQEEDDFLSYYESDKTPVSREKIRIYKILQDTIWSLWTVYKEAQGADFGDYGVSRYQRAVEGLTYYGG from the coding sequence GTGGAAAAACTCATCAAAGAAAAAATTTCTTCTTTACTATCTAATGAAGAGGAAGTACTCAGTGTTGAACAGTTGGGAGGCATGACCAACCAAAACTATTTGGTCAAAACAACCAACAAACAGTATATTGTGAAATTTTTTGGTAAAGGGACTGAAAAACTCATCAATCGTCAAAATGAAAAGTACAATCTTGAACTTTTAGAGGATTTAGATTTAGATGTCAAAAATTATCTCTTTGATATTGAGTCAGGGATTAAAGTAAATGAATACATCGAATCGGCAGTAACTCTTGATTCAACATCTATCAAATCCAAGTTTGAAAAGATTGCACCAATTTTACAAACCATCCACACTTCAGGGAAAGAATTAAGAGGAGAATTTGCTCCTTTTGAGGAAATCAGCAAATATGAATCCTTGATTGAGGGACCTATCCCTTATGAAAACTATGAAGCTGTAAGAAAAGATGTATTTTCACTAGAAAAGAGATTGGCTGATTTGGGTGTTGATAGAAAGTCCTGTCACATCGATTTGGTACCAGAAAACTTTATCGAGTCACCACAAGGTCGTTTGTATTTGATTGACTGGGAATACTCTTCTATGAATGACCCGATGTGGGATTTGGCAGCTCTTTTCTTAGAGTCTGAATTTACAAAGCAAGAGGAAGATGATTTCCTTTCCTACTATGAAAGTGACAAAACGCCTGTATCACGTGAGAAAATTCGTATCTATAAAATCTTGCAAGATACTATCTGGAGTTTGTGGACAGTGTACAAAGAAGCTCAAGGGGCTGATTTTGGAGATTACGGTGTCAGTCGTTACCAAAGAGCTGTCGAAGGTTTGACTTATTATGGAGGTTAG
- a CDS encoding 2-C-methyl-D-erythritol 4-phosphate cytidylyltransferase, which yields MIYAGILAGGTGTRMGISNLPKQFLELGDRPILIHTIEKFVLEPSIEKIVVGVHGDWVSHAEDLVDKYLSLHKDRIIITKGGADRNTSIEKIIEAIDAYRPITPEDIVITHDSVRPFITLRMIQDNIKLAQNHDAVDTVVEAVDTIVESTNGQFITDIPNRAHLYQGQTPQTFRCKDFMDLYGSLSDQEKEILTDACKIFVIKGKDVALAKGEYSNLKITTVTDLKIAKSMIEKD from the coding sequence ATGATCTATGCAGGAATCCTAGCCGGAGGAACTGGCACACGCATGGGAATCAGTAATTTACCAAAACAATTCTTGGAGTTGGGTGATCGACCTATTTTGATCCACACAATCGAAAAATTTGTTTTAGAACCAAGTATTGAAAAAATTGTAGTTGGAGTCCATGGAGACTGGGTGTCACACGCTGAGGACCTAGTTGACAAGTATCTTTCTCTTCACAAGGATCGTATCATCATTACCAAGGGTGGTGCTGATCGCAATACCAGTATCGAGAAGATTATAGAAGCTATTGATGCCTATCGTCCAATCACTCCAGAAGATATTGTGATTACCCACGACTCTGTTCGTCCTTTTATCACACTTCGCATGATTCAGGACAATATCAAACTGGCGCAAAATCATGATGCGGTTGACACAGTAGTAGAAGCAGTTGATACCATTGTTGAAAGTACTAATGGTCAGTTTATCACTGATATTCCAAATCGTGCTCACCTTTATCAAGGTCAAACACCTCAGACTTTCCGTTGTAAGGATTTCATGGATTTGTATGGTTCCCTATCTGATCAAGAAAAAGAAATCCTGACGGATGCATGTAAGATTTTTGTTATCAAAGGGAAGGATGTTGCTCTAGCTAAAGGGGAATATTCAAACCTTAAAATCACAACAGTGACAGACTTGAAAATCGCGAAAAGCATGATTGAGAAAGACTAA